TGCTAAACCataacaataagagaccacttttgaCCAGGGAGGATACAGCAGTACACCTTTCACCaggctgggcaatatgactaaAAACTCTTGATATGCTGTAGATAAGTGGTGATACTAAACCATGCGATTTCATTAAAAATATTGAGTATAAATGTTAAAGTACCAGTATTTTAACACCATAAACATTCAACACTGCATGctgaatatttaaatatcctTTAAAACAGCTTATTTCctgatatttatgatatattgCTCAATTTAATCTcacgcaaaaaaaaacaaacaaacttattTCTAATTCTTTCGGTTCCATGGAAGGGCATTCTGAACACATCAGTACCTGCAGTAGCCACTAGGTGACAGAAGGGCACTGCTTTTTTTGGTATGTTTGTGTGCTCACCACATCACAAACCAACAAACCCAAATGAAGCAATGCTTTATTGTAAAATTAACTGCTTGAAGATGGGCTTCTGAAATCACTCTTAATGTGgtcaaataagaaaaacaaacaaatcagtCAAGACAACAGAGCACTTCAAAAGAAAGCTTTAATTAGAAAtagttatatacacacactgtagaattaaattaaactttatacaaatattaaaatactatCTTCACACCCACTGCAATGTACagaggagaaaaacaaaacagctgAAAAAGGGGGGAAATGAGATGGCCAACACCATTCAATGGTGCTGAGGGGGACATAAGGATTTCTCGTTATAAAGTACAGCAGTTGCAAGAACAGAAATTAGGACATCAGAACGTAGGTGCTGTGATGGTGGGATATTATAGTCAGTGAGAAATGAATAAGCATAAAGACTTGGGGAGAAACAAATGGACATTCTTTTAATTAATGTccacagaaaacaaaaagaaagaaacccCACACAGACAGTGTTTATGcatagaaaataaaaagtaaggcCATAAGGAAACTGGAGACGCATCATCAATACTGTGAAGCACATGAGATGGAAGATACAGGATTACTAAATGACCACAATGTACACGTCAGTGAAGTTAAGGCGACAGCTCTGTGTAAGTCTGCACTGAGACActtagacaaacaaacaaaaaataacaaggCAGGAAAATAGAGTGATGTCCATTCACACAAACCTTTCACCAGTCTTTCTAAAACCCAGTAAAATTAAGAACACACATGAACACATATATTCATCCATGAATCATGTGTCATTCCAGACAATGTGGACCAGTGGtcagcagtaaaaaaaacaaaacaaaaaaaaacaacgctttcgatttaatcatgtttttagaAAATTTTCTAAACTTAGTAGAACTGAGAACTGAAGACTGTTTGATTGCAATATCaatcacaaaaaataaacacTGCAAATTAAGTGTAATGACAATAATACTACTGAGAATGTGAATATTATAAGGATATTCAACACTTCTAGTTTGAATCTAGttctagatgttttttttttcaaatgtaaagTAATCTTTGCATATAATTTTTACTGTCTATATGCTGACTACATTATCAATGGTTTGGACTTTCAAGATTTTTTGCACAAGATAAAGATTTTTGGGCATTTAATGTCACAATGGTTGAAGTAGAGAGATCTACTAAACACTGACAGGTCTAAAAAGTGATGCAGAAAAGTGTTTAAAACATAAACTAGGTCACAAACCTGCAGCTAGACAAATAGAGATGTACTCATGTTAACTGCAGAAGCAGTTTTTATTTTGGATCCAGGTGATCTGGTCTTGAGAGATTTAGGCTGTGTCCAAAATGGATGGCAGCTGCCTCAAAGCCCTGCTGCCTATGCTGTCTCGTAAGTCGGTACCTAAGAAGGCAGCATTGTGATGAATGTATTTACAAGCAAATCACATTTGAGATGCACTTTAAAAGGCGGAATAAGTCATGAATTTGTCAGGATACAAATTGGCAAGATGagtgtacttttttacttttattttatacacACATTTGATTTGGACATGACTCGATTCCTTCCTGCCTTCAAATGCAGCCTGAAAGTCTTTTCAATCAGGTGCAATCATGTTCCTTATAGTATCTCTCTCTACagctggacagacagacagacagacattaacttatgaaacatttaaaaccaaacaaacaaagaaaagacATTCTGGTGTAAAAATTAGACAGCAAACATCCTATGAGTTGAGTTTaaaggaaaatgaaaaaagacTGGTTGACAGTTATAAGCCCTCATCAACAAACAACAGTCCAGCGGGTAAAGTGAAGCCAAAGTGTGGACACACACTTAGAGGCAAACGAACAAAAAAGGCAAGCGTGTTTTGGAATACAGTACTATGTAAACCAGCTCATCCCTGTATTCTGCTGTTCCACGGGGTGTGGAGATGATGCGTGATGGCGCTATGCAGCATGCGTCTTCTGTGGTGTGCGCTAATTTTGGCGGGAAAGTagcataaaaaaaagatgcaaataacATGCAGCATTGTAGAACAGAAAAAGGGTCTGATCTAGCAGAATCCTTGCCAAACAAGCCCCTTTCCAAGAGATCACAGTCAGTAATGGAAAACAAAGCTCCATTCATCACCTCTTCCATAGCATAGAAATGTAATTTGCGATTCATAATTTGCGATTCATAATTTGCGATTCCTTTTGACTGTGACAAGGTAAGCCTTTGTGAGTGCAACTGCTTATTTATTAGTACACCACTGGGAAAAGGTGTAGTTTACATCTGAGTAGGTTATTCAGCTCACATTATGTATGCATTATACATAATCCTAGGTTTTCTATAGCATCTGTGCAACCATTTGGAGGAGTATATCTGGGCACCCCATGGATGACTCGTACATCACAGCTCAGAAACACCATGGGCCAGACAGTTCATAGACAAGGGCAATGGACAGGCATTTGGTTCTTCCTGCATTCTGTAGGGCAGCAGTGGGGGAAGGGTTTGGTAAAAAGCTTAAAGAGCCACAGTCCTGGTCATCATCCacagaggaggagcaggaggacacTGCATTTGTTCTCAGGCCTCCTTTAGCAATGGAATATCTGTTCAACAATacaagagggagaaagaaaaaaacaggttaGATTGCTGTTAATTGAACAGCTGTGTGAACAGTTTCAAGTAATTTTTCTCTCAAACCAAATGTAGTCAGTCAAGCAAGATAAGACAAGCTGGTGAGAGAAATGtgcttctttttttaaacaccaATTAGCATTATAAAAAAATTTGCATGCCTTGTAACAGTACCACAGTACCACAGTTTAAAGTATTATATGCATGACCCAACATTTTGGTGTTATATTAAATATCCATCAGCTTCAGtgcaaaaaaaatgctgattAAGTAAAATTTGAACAGACCTGTGATTTCTTAGTCAGTCATAATATTCTCCCAAGAAACATGATTGAAAGAGGGATGTCAAACACTAATTGAACCTGCATAAGTAGGGAGAAATTACTGAATAGTCTCTACATTCAGATCTTGTTCCTGTACCATGTATTATATACAGCTTTTATTCCTGCCAATTCCTGATGCCAAGCTCAGACATGACATTTCGTATGGATGGCCTATGGGCTTTCTTTCATTTAATCTGAGCTTGAGATATCATCAAAAACATTCTCTGAATGTAGGTACAGCTTTACTGTATGTACATTAATGGTCTACATGTATGTGCACCAGAGAGCAATCTGTTCTCCCATCAGTCAATGGCAAGAAGCTTGATGAAGGTTATGTCAAACTCTgtgctaataaaagaaaaatctacATGCTCTGCTGATTGTCACAATATTTGTTCCACATGTTAAAATGCTGTCGATTAGTTCACATTACACAATCCATTTATTAATTAGGACACTCATATTCGGGCTCAACGCAGGAAATTTGTTGGCTCTGAGAACaacaacatttaatatttttggttcctacaaatgaatactgaagtcattcaaactatgaagaaacacataaggaatcatgtagtaggtTAAAAGTGTTTAAccaactaaaatactctgtgaagcatttaggtgctcttatctgaggttctGTTAGCCTGTGGTTTCAGAGACTGGTGTCTCTGATTAAATTATCCTGTGCATCAGAGGTAACTCTTTGTCTTCCTTTGCTGgggagagccagttttatcataatgtttttgatggtttttgtgagtgcacttgaggatatttttaagttttagaaATTTGTCAGactgattgaccttcatttcttaaagtatttttttctctacttagttgagtagttcttgttataatatggattagaacaaatatacctattcactgtataccaccaactTCACACCAAGTATGTTATTTAACTAATTTATAGCAACCTGATTAAATCTGATTTGTCACCAGGCTGCTGTTTGTAAGCATGTTTAGTGTGAGCGTACCATCGCCATAGTCCTCAGTGGATGTGAAGGAGAGCAAGCTGTGCTGGTCGCTGCTTTCACTGCTCGACCTGTGGGCTGCAGACGCCCCAGCCCCAGGCTGCTCAGCGGCCCAGGATGGAGGGGGGGAGGAGGGCACCTGGTGAACAAGCACAGTCTCAGCGTGACGGGGGCGTGTGGAAGAGGAGGATGTGGAGGGTAAACTGTACTCGGCCCGTGACTGATCCAGTTCTGTAACGGGAGCCTCCGGCTGAGGACCCTCTGAGAGCACGATCTGTACTCGGGACTCTGGCGCAGGCGCTGCTGTTCCACCGCTGCCGTATACAGCCTCCTCATAGGAGGGCAGAGATACCTGCACACCCTCCACCACGATCGAGGCAGGCTGACCAAGCACGCCCTGCTCACGTCTAGattgagagacagacagtgagagataTAGATTTGCCAGATTTTCTCTAAAATCTCTGATTGAAACCAGTTCTTACATAATCAAagcatcaaatgttttttttattttgttctgtatCACAACACACTAGATGAAACTTGAATAATAACCGAGGTCTATATAGTAAAACGAACAAAATTTATCACTGGCTCTCTAGTCAAAGCAGGCTCTAAAAACTATTATATGCAGGAACAACACACCACAGAAACATGGCTGCCTATTTCATCAAATTCATCACCTCGCCACTAGTAGGCACTATGATTCAGGTCTTTGTAGCCCTGTAATTACCTTCAGGGATTCTTACACTACTtatctaccttttttttttttaaaagcacacaTCATCGCCATATAGGCATGCTTGGCCAGTGTAAAAGCTGTTATCCAGCCAGAGTGTGAATTTTGCTTCAACTCTAGTATGGTCCAAACTAtatctaataaaaaaacaacataatggGACACTGATTGTAAAATAACATTTCAGTTCAGTTAATCATGTTATTTCTgcggctgtttttttttataagacaGAGTGGTATAAGTAATAATTTGAGTCTCAATTCAATAATTTGAATACATATTAATTTGATTTTTGATCAATTTAGTATTATTTTCCAATTACCTGCAATTTACTAAAAGCAGAGTGCTGAGAGAAATTCCTATATATGCACTTCTGTAGAAGACTTGGAATGGAAGTGTATCTAGCAATATCAATATTCCGTGCAGTCTAAGGGATGGAAAATGACTTTTCCCAGCATTGTTCCTATACATTGTTGTGTGTAAACAAGGGGTGCACAACTTCAGTTGGAAATTTGGTAGCCGCTTAATCCAAACACACCTACATCGTATGTTGTGAttaaactgtgtgtgttctaAGTATCAAAAATACCAAATTCTACCAAAGTCCTCCAGGACTGGAGTAGTGCATatttaatgaagtaaaaaaacataatatgaaATTGGATcaggctaataataataataaaaaggttcAACTAACACAAAGCTCACTAAAATGCAGTCTTATTACCCAGACGCACATGTTGAGAGTGTGCTCTGTAATAGAAAAACAGTTTCTGACCTGCTGTGATGGAAGGACTTGAGTTTGGGCTGCAGCAGCACAAAAAGGACCACCAGCAGGAGGATGAGGGCCACTGAGCTAGCAGTGGAGGCCACGATCGAGAGAGCTGGCATTCCTAGGGGAGAGCGCTCCTCTTTACCTGatagaaacagaaaaatacatatatatttttaatgggtCTGGAAAAATGAATAGATAACCCTTTACATAAAGCCCACCAGGACTGAATTTATTATATAAAGACTTCCAATGGTATCAGTACTTCTACTTTACAAGGATTTTCTAAGGTCAAAAGCAACATTCTGAAGCACAGATAAAAACTGCACAACTCTCCATTCCACCAATAGACTGTTAATATACAGTTTGTACAGAATAGCTCTGTATATTTGTTCTGCTACATTATACCCTACCTTGTCCTAAATGACAGATGATGGGTGTGGCCGAATCCCAGTCTCCGTTTCTGCAGGTATGGTACCTGTAGCCTTTCAGAGTGTAGCCCTCATCACAGAAGTACTCGATTACTGTGCCTTCGATCAGTTTAGGACAGGACGTAGGATGGCATACATAGCCCCCATTCTCTGGCGCACTAGGCGGGCGACAAACTGGCAAAACACAAAAGGTTCTTGAGTAAGGACAGCTAGTGTAGTAATATAATGTTTTAATGCATAAATGTAAGCTAAAAAAGATTACACCCACTTCTGGACTTTTTGGTCCACCCAAATAGTCAACACGCCCCAACCATCTCCAAACCTGATAAACATACCCAACTCACCATCGTTTTTGAGGCAGTGTGGAGGGCTGGAAGACCAGTGACCTGGAGAGAGACACGTGATGATTCCCTCACCGCTCAGGATGTATCCTGAATCACAGCTGTACTGTAGCACTGTGCCGATGGGTATGAAGTTATGGTTGGTCTCTGTGAGGTTTGCACGGACATGCTGAACAGTCAAGGGTCTTGAGCAACCTGTGGGTACAGAGAAAAAACATTGGTCACTTACACATACAGTAATAAGTAGAGTATTAATTCACAGCAGGGATATTTGCAATATTTCAGCTGCACCGAataaaacagaatagaatagaaatgtcaaaaaatacacaaaaataaagaaatctaagaaaaaaaatagggctgtcaacattaacgcCTGCAGTTAATCTGTaaactttaacacatttttttttttacactcaaaTTAATCACTTGACAAAACTGACAGAGCATAGTGACGCATTAGCTGTGGTATTCAGCAATATACCACAGAAACgcttcattttctgtttttttcagttgAGTTCAGAAAGTAGAAAGCCTTTTAATTACGCTAAGGTTTACAcactctctcccactctccctctctctctctctcgtacactCGCGTGGTCatgcacacatgcatgcacacgcgcacacacaatgGTTAGTTTTCTCTTTTCAAGctgttaaaggtggaatatggaacTACACTAGTgttaattttctttattaaaaatgtcgGTTAAACTCAGTACCTCAGCACATtaaatattctagtttaaaaagcatcggAACTACAAGCATTTACAAAaatgatttagtcacagaatattgttgtgaataaTGCAGTTATTTTTGAAGGGACTGGCACCACAAATTCAAATATAAAtgtttctaacactgattcttttattcacattaaAATACCTCATTATCAAAACTTAAGgtagaaaaagtgtgattaatcttaAAGATTAAGGTTTCaacaccattaaaaaaataaaaagcatgaaAAACTGAGGCAACTGGTTTcccagtttgtgtgtgttttggtaatTGGTGACATTGCACAGAAGTTACACCGAACAAATCGCAAACAAATATTTACTGCCAATATCATGAAACAGAATTGTTACAAACAGTTGTGTGAACAAAGAACTGCCTACAGAGGCAGTTCTTTGGAATAAAAGGAGAACAAATTGAACGTTTTACTgtgtaattaatgtaaataattaaacactTTAGCCCAGCATTTATAACATATGTAATATTGTAATGTGGGTTGCAGAACTTTGCAGCGTGTAGGATGCTATTCACCTCTGTTTCCACTTTATTTCATTAACAAGCGTTCAAAGACTTTTGCCTTAAAGAGAATTTCAGTCCATTTAGCACTTTCAGACACTGTCCGAATGACTGATGAATCACAAAAGGTCCTTTAACGGCCCCTGCTACGATTAATAATACCCTGCATAACTTATACCACAAGTCAAAGCTCCAGCTTTTAGCTCTTTTTAATGTGCTCATTACTTAAATTAGCTCAAGAAAGGTTGGGAAAAAAACAGCTCTGCACTGATACCACTGCGTAATCTGTTCTGGAAGAAGTTACAACACaggcaaaggtttttttttaactgtaattgTAAACATTGTTTACCTACACTAAACACATTCAAAAAGACTCAAAAAAGGTCTTAATATTATCTGACCATACACTGGATTAACCATATCAAATGGGGTGGGGGTGAATTAAAACTGGTATGCATTGttcacataccgccatactgCTAAAGGCGCTGCTGAGcgccgtgtagaacagcaccgccaaagaagcagaCACACTAGTGTAGCATAACAAGCTGTTGTTGTTGGCGTGTCTCTTTTTACGGTTCTTcagcattcttcagctgtttttctgctgtgttgtgctgtgttctgctattgtgtaattttgtgtgaCAGttaacccaatactaatcaatgCCTTAATTAAAAGCCTTAGAGTTTtctattatatgtactcctaacagtacagtaagtcacaaacctatattaaagcctagttttgcaaaaaaaaaaatatataaataaacaagaatGTGTGATATGACGTGAAACCGTCAGAACCttaaaaaatgctgtgaaataCTTTCCACTTATCTAAAACAGCTTCAGCACATGGACAATTACCAACAACAATACTTTGCCTTAAGAGTAGAATGGAAAGCCTGTTGCACATTGTCTGTCCTTTTCCATTCAGCACTAAAATGAGTAACAGAAGCCAAAGGAAGGTGATTCAGCGTGTGCCCACTGGGTTTTATTTTAAGTTTGCTTCACATCAAGAAGAAAAACCAAAAACAATTATCTACGGTCATCAACCATATGCTCCAGATGCAGTAGACACAGATCAAATACTGGTTTATTCCTTTAAGGAAATAACATTAATGAAGCTGTTCTCTTATAATGCTGTAAATGAACAGATCATCCAAATACTCCAACATCAGGTAGAAACACAGTTGAGATAAAGCCATGCTTACTAATCCCATACCAATGACCAAACCTAAGCTTTACATTAATGATTACATCAGAGCACACCCAGAAACACAAACAAAGAACGTCACGGATGTACCAAACATGAGAGTTCTTCCCTGTACGTCTGTCATCACATACTATAAATTACTAAACTGAAAGAACAGACAAGGAAATGCAGTTCTGAGGAATTGCAAAACTGAGGAAGAGGATGAAATAATGAATGCATCTAAAACATGCCTGGACAAGATCAGTTTCtgcagaaaggaaaaaaaaaaaaaaaagaatctaaaaTTAATGAGCAGTCATCTGTATGCATAGCAAGTGGGCTGGGTGTACTGAAAGAGGTACACAAACAAAGGTGCATCATATTTTACCACCACATACTGCACCATCACATTCCAAAACTCACCCTAAACCAGATCATCCTGAATGGCTTTCACTTGGTACAAGAAGGAAATAACTTTCAGAGGAACATTTCTGCAACGAGAAATGTTTAACAGTAAAACAGGGGGGTCTTAGTATCATGTTTTTGGGTTGCTCTTCATCTTTGGAGAATTGGCTTCTTGGTAAAATTGAAGGAGAGATTGACAGAGAGATGATATTGCAAGATAACCTGCCTCTTGTGTCTTGGGAAAAAAAAACGATAGGAATTCGGCTCTAgcttatgaatatttatacatgcaaatataacgcttctgattggctaacagcactgtgccACCAGCGAGACGGGCTACAGTAAGAAGCGTTTTAAAATTGatattttttctttgtaaaacgtaaaaatccactggagatcctatgttaaCCTATGTAaacaccagtgatgtcagtaacgcgttacttagtaacgcgttactctaatctcaccctttttttcagtaacgagtaatctaacgcattactatttccaatccagtaatcagattaaagttacttatccaagtcactgtgcgttactctctctctctctctctccacctcatctcctccacacacacacacacacaccgctcccttacccattccccctccgctcttccccaatcacacgcgtctcgctttctcccctgtctctctctcttgcgctcggcgtgtctttagtttccgcccgttttcgtttttcgccagttctcgggtttcgccagtatctctttataaaggcgtttttttgaggccgcgtcccaattcactagccagggcagcggtctgccataaatttgattggcagaggagagcatttaaagattttacaccacacgtgattggaagttcactgtggcgcagagcgcacataccataaagacaagaaaagttccggtgctttaaatgaacactgtcagaattaaatccttctcagtagttgggtccggtatgggtccgtattggacaacgtctgggtccggaccgcagtctgcaaatatgtgatccctggtctagaccatatacacggttctgttttataaaaccactccctgctgcccagcagagaacaacaagttcaatgttcagttttacagtgttaaatatgtcaggtcaagaaagactttctttattttatatattttttataaaaacaagtatttatgtttagtaaaat
This genomic interval from Astyanax mexicanus isolate ESR-SI-001 chromosome 1, AstMex3_surface, whole genome shotgun sequence contains the following:
- the susd6 gene encoding sushi domain-containing protein 6, which translates into the protein MCDGMLACETPILGTRSHALFAVALQLLLFLSLLPAGQASGCSRPLTVQHVRANLTETNHNFIPIGTVLQYSCDSGYILSGEGIITCLSPGHWSSSPPHCLKNDVCRPPSAPENGGYVCHPTSCPKLIEGTVIEYFCDEGYTLKGYRYHTCRNGDWDSATPIICHLGQGKEERSPLGMPALSIVASTASSVALILLLVVLFVLLQPKLKSFHHSRREQGVLGQPASIVVEGVQVSLPSYEEAVYGSGGTAAPAPESRVQIVLSEGPQPEAPVTELDQSRAEYSLPSTSSSSTRPRHAETVLVHQVPSSPPPSWAAEQPGAGASAAHRSSSESSDQHSLLSFTSTEDYGDDIPLLKEA